The Eleginops maclovinus isolate JMC-PN-2008 ecotype Puerto Natales chromosome 24, JC_Emac_rtc_rv5, whole genome shotgun sequence genome contains a region encoding:
- the LOC134860744 gene encoding DDRGK domain-containing protein 1-like — protein sequence MDVAVYLIAAAILIVLIVFAVKLRGSTQEADEEQQRDVVRAAGPRPRVAEERGAGMPRRRRNLASSMANRRPQREDVENEEELVAEEEEEEEQQNLQYTAKVGAKKQKKLEEKQAKKAQREMELEEREERKKMQELREQERRQEDERERQLEHKQEEEEQRAKEEQEKRDEEEYLKLKASFTVEEQGEEEQLSEDQSRNLLQDFIQYIESSKVVLLEDLASHFGMRTQDAICRLQDLLAQGSLTGVIDDRGKFISITPDELDSVAQFMRQRGRVSITELALASNSLINLTPEGRSSA from the exons ATGGATGTAGCGGTGTACCTGATAGCTGCTGCCATCCTCATTGTGCTGATTGTGTTCGCGGTGAAGCTGCGAGGGAGCACACAGGAAG CTGATGAGGAACAGCAGAGGGATGTCGTCCGGGCAGCGGGGCCCCGGCCACGGGTCGCAGAGGAGCGAGGGGCCGGTATGCCCCGCAGAAGGAGGAATCTAGCCTCCTCGATGGCTAACAGACGACCACAGAGAGAGGACGTAGAAAATG AGGAGGAACTTGTGgcggaagaggaggaagaagaagagcagcagaACCTCCAGTACACTGCAAAAGTTGGAGccaagaagcagaagaagctggaggagaAGCAGGCCAAGAAGGCCCAGAGAGAG atggagctggaggagagggaagagaggaagaagatgcaGGAGCTCAGAGAGCAGGAGCGGCGTCAGGAGGACGAGAGAGAGCGGCAGCTGGAGCACAAACAG gaggaagaagagcagcGGGCTAAAGAGGAGCAGGAAAAACGAGATGAGGAGGAGTACTTAAAACTCAAAGCCTCCTTCACCGTGGAagagcagggggaggaggagcagctcagTGAGGACCAG TCTCGGAATCTGCTGCAAGACTTCATCCAGTACATCGAG agctCCAAGGTGGTTCTCCTGGAGGACCTGGCCTCTCATTTTGGGATGAGGACACAGGATGCCATCTGCAGACTGCAGGACCTTCTGGCTCAAGGCTCCCTGACAG GAGTGATCGATGACCGAGGGAAGTTCATCTCCATCACTCCAGACGAGCTGGACTCAGTGGCTCAGTTCATGAGACAGAGGGGCAGAGTGTCCATCACAGAGCTGGCTCTGGCCAGCAACTCCCTCATCAACCTGACGCCTGAGGGCCGCAGCAGCGCCTGA